ATTTACATGGGCGAGACTGAGGAGGACGAATTCCGCCAGGCATTCTACCAACAGCCAGACGGCAGGAGTCATGCCTCCAACGGTAGCCAATCATCCGCCTCGTCCATGAGCGATAACGGAGCCTCGAACTCATTTTTCTCTAAAATCAAAGAACAACTCGGGAAGCCTTCGCCCTCAAGAAGCTCCTCAAAAAAAGGCCAAGCAACCAAGCCTGAAGCCGAAAGGGAAACCAGAAAATCTGGAATATTCTCTAAAGGCGAAGCGCAAGAGGCCCTAAAAGGGCCTCGGATTTACAACTTTACTGTGGACGCACTCGAATCCATTCGCGGAACCAGCCGGGAAGTGGCACTCAAGGAAAATGGCGAAGCTCGAATAGTTAGAGTTAAAGTGCCATCAGGAGTAGAGGATGGCGCGATTCTTAGAGTTGAGGTGCCACGACATGACCCTCTTAGGATCAAAGTTCACGTAACACCCCACCGCTTCGTAAAACGCGAGGGCGACAATATCGTAATTAGAATTCCCACTACAATCCCCGAAGCCATCTTTGGCGCTGAAATCGTCGTGCCAACACTTAACGGCCCAGTAAAAATAAACGTCCCACCAAAAAGTGAAGAGAACAGCCGACTGAGACTTAAGGGGCGCGGACTAAAGAATCTCTCAACCGGACACACCGGTGACTTGCTTATCCATACCGAGGTAATAGTGCCAGATAATTTAAGTGCCGAACTAAAGGAGCAGCTAAGACAAGTCGAAAACTGCTACAACAGTCCTGTAAGAAAGGACGTCCCTACTAATCTGCTCTAGCTAGATTGCACCACAGCCGCACGTTTTGCCGAGATGTTTTCAAGCGTAACGACAATTGGAGAGGCTACAAATATAGTAGAATAAGTTCCGACGACGACACCAACGAGCAAAGTAAACGAAAGCTCCACCACCGCGCCACCGCCAAACAGCCACAAAGTCACGACTACAAAAAAAACCGTTAAGCTCATTAGTAGCGTGCGACTTAGCGTTTGGTTTACGCTAAGATCTATTATTGCAGGCAAATCTTTTAGATTCTTGCTTTTCTTTGCCACAGTGCCAGTTTTTAAGGCCTTGTACAAATTTTCGCGAATGCGGTCAAAGATTACTATGGTGTCATTTATTGAATATCCAATAATAGTTAACAAGGCAGCGACAACTCCACTATTTACCTCATAACCAAACATGACGAGAACTCCCGCACTGATGATTACATCGTGCGCCAAAGCAAGAATGCCAGCTACGGCAAAGTTAAACTCAAACCTATAGGATACGTAAATCAATATCCCCACTAACGCGATACAAAGCGCAATTAAGGCAGACCTGCGAATTTCCGAACCAACCGTTGGGCCAATATAGTCCTGCTGCAACACAGTAATTTTACCTCCCCCAACCTGCTCGAGCGCTAAGCGAATCTGTTTAACAGCATCCTCTCCCTGTTCAGCCCTCGTCCGCACCGAAAACTCGTTCTTTCCCCTTTCAAATTCCTGAACAACCGCCCCAGAAATACCAGCATTTTGCAAAACTTCTCGCACCGACGAAATTGCGACAGGCGAGTCAAATCGCACCACGATCTCTGCGCCGCCCAAAAAATCGACGCCATACTTATCCTTCCCAGCAGCAAACCACGCCATGACCGAAGCAATTATTACGACTAACGACAATCCGACAAAAAAATGCCGGTACCGCATAAAAGGAATATTAAATTTAGTTTCCGCTAGTTCCATTTCAAATGCTCAAATTTCCGCGACTAT
The sequence above is a segment of the Deltaproteobacteria bacterium genome. Coding sequences within it:
- a CDS encoding J domain-containing protein yields the protein MAIKNYYDILLVSGNATTAEIKQAYRSLARKYHPDSGSPLESQRHFQRITEAYRVLSDEELRKKYDEKISSRNHGEEIYMGETEEDEFRQAFYQQPDGRSHASNGSQSSASSMSDNGASNSFFSKIKEQLGKPSPSRSSSKKGQATKPEAERETRKSGIFSKGEAQEALKGPRIYNFTVDALESIRGTSREVALKENGEARIVRVKVPSGVEDGAILRVEVPRHDPLRIKVHVTPHRFVKREGDNIVIRIPTTIPEAIFGAEIVVPTLNGPVKINVPPKSEENSRLRLKGRGLKNLSTGHTGDLLIHTEVIVPDNLSAELKEQLRQVENCYNSPVRKDVPTNLL
- the secF gene encoding protein translocase subunit SecF — translated: MELAETKFNIPFMRYRHFFVGLSLVVIIASVMAWFAAGKDKYGVDFLGGAEIVVRFDSPVAISSVREVLQNAGISGAVVQEFERGKNEFSVRTRAEQGEDAVKQIRLALEQVGGGKITVLQQDYIGPTVGSEIRRSALIALCIALVGILIYVSYRFEFNFAVAGILALAHDVIISAGVLVMFGYEVNSGVVAALLTIIGYSINDTIVIFDRIRENLYKALKTGTVAKKSKNLKDLPAIIDLSVNQTLSRTLLMSLTVFFVVVTLWLFGGGAVVELSFTLLVGVVVGTYSTIFVASPIVVTLENISAKRAAVVQSS